A section of the Polyodon spathula isolate WHYD16114869_AA chromosome 51, ASM1765450v1, whole genome shotgun sequence genome encodes:
- the gba gene encoding lysosomal acid glucosylceramidase isoform X1 codes for MDSTMTALVLLAVVTAARAGGSRPCVARSFGDSSVVCVCNSTYCDSPGPLELPSRGHYVSFQSSQAGARLDRQTGEVQKTSKDQVLKLGFNTAKRHQRIKGFGGAMTDAAAINILSLSVSTQDNLLGAYFSEQGIQYTVVRVPMASCDFSTRVYTYADTPGDFELKNFSLAEEDTKMKIPLLLRAQGLSPRPLSLFASPWSAPSWMKTNDALIGKGSLQGEPGNEYHKAWAQYYIRFLGEYARYNLSFWAVTAQNEPSAGLITDYPFQCLGFTAERQRDFIALDLGPALSSSPHRAVQLIILDDQRLLLPRWAHVVLGDPRAARYVHGIAVHWYLDSVTPAQLTLGATHSLYPDYFLFASEACAGSFPGEKGVRLGSWDRAERYAHDIIEDLNHFVTGWTDWNLALNLSGGPNWVQNFVDSPVIVDPDKDEFYKQPMFYSLAHFSKFLPEGSQRVGLDPSAESKLETTAFLRPDGEGVVIVLNRGSEAVLFEIWDPAVGYIEGVSPSHSIKTFLWKRQ; via the exons ATGGACTCCACGATGACCGCTCTCGTTCTGCTGGCTGTCGTCACTGCGGCGCGGG caggtggcagcagaCCCTGTGTGGCGCGCAGTTTTGGGGACAGCtctgtggtttgtgtgtgtaaCTCCACCTACTGTGACTCCCCCGGGCCGCTGGAGCTGCCCAGCAGGGGGCACTACGTGTCCTTCCAGAGCAGCCAGGCAGGGGCTCGACTGGATAGGCAGACTGGAGAGGTGCAGAAGACCAGCAAAGACCAGG TTCTCAAGCTCGGTTTCAACACTGCGAAGCGGCACCAGCGCATTAAGGGGTTTGGGGGCGCGATGACCGATGCAGCTGCAATAAACATCTTGTCCCTGTCTGTCAGTACGCAGGACAACCTGCTGGGGGCGTACTTCTCTGAGCAGG GTATTCAGTACACTGTGGTTCGTGTTCCCATGGCGAGCTGTGATTTCTCCACTCGTGTTTACACCTACGCAGACACGCCCGGAGACTTCGAGCTCAAGAACTTCAGCCTGGCGGAAGAGGACACCAAGATGAAG atcccTCTGCTCCTGCGAGCCCAGGGTCTCTCGCCtcgccccctctctctcttcgcCAGCCCCTGGAGCGCCCCCTCCTGGATGAAGACCAACGACGCGCTGATCGGCAAGGGGAGCCTTCAGGGGGAGCCGGGGAACGAGTATCACAAAGCCTGGGCACAGTACTACATCAg GTTCCTGGGCGAGTATGCCCGCTATAACCTCTCGTTCTGGGCAGTGACTGCTCAGAACGAGCCCTCGGCCGGGTTGATCACCGATTACCCCTTCCAGTGCCTGGGCTTCACCGCGGAGCGCCAGCGTGACTTCATCGCCCTGGACCTGGGGCCGGCTCTGAGCTCCAGCCCGCACCGCGCCGTCCAGCTCATCATCTTGGATGACCAGAGGCTGCTGCTGCCTCGCTGGGCCCACGTG GTGCTCGGTGACCCCCGCGCTGCTCGCTATGTTCACGGGATCGCAGTGCACTGGTACCTGGACTCTGTAACCCCCGCGCAACTCACTCTGGGGGCCACGCACAGCCTGTACCCCGACTACTTCCTGTTTGCGAGCGAGGCGTGCGCAGGCTCCTTCCCCGGGGAGAAGGGGGTGCGGCTAGGCAGCTGGGACCGGGCCGAGCGCTACGCCCATGACATCATCGAG gaTCTGAACCACTTTGTGACGGGCTGGACTGACTGGAACCTGGCTCTGAATCTCTCTGGCGGGCCCAACTGGGTTCAGAACTTTGTGGACAGCCCGGTGATTGTGGACCCGGATAAAGATGAGTTCTACAAGCAGCCCATGTTCTACAGCCTGGCTCACTTCAG CAAATTCCTTCCTGAGGGGTCCCAGCGCGTGGGACTGGACCCCAGTGCAGAGTCCAAACTGGAGACCACGGCGTTCCTGAGGCCAGATGGGGAGGGCGTGGTCATAGTGCTCAATAG GGGCTCGGAGGCTGTGCTCTTTGAGATCTGGGACCCTGCTGTGGGTTACATTGAGGGCGTCTCTCCCTCTCATTCCATCAAGACTTTCCTGTGGAAACGGCAGTGA
- the gba gene encoding lysosomal acid glucosylceramidase isoform X2, with product MDSTMTALVLLAVVTAARGGSRPCVARSFGDSSVVCVCNSTYCDSPGPLELPSRGHYVSFQSSQAGARLDRQTGEVQKTSKDQVLKLGFNTAKRHQRIKGFGGAMTDAAAINILSLSVSTQDNLLGAYFSEQGIQYTVVRVPMASCDFSTRVYTYADTPGDFELKNFSLAEEDTKMKIPLLLRAQGLSPRPLSLFASPWSAPSWMKTNDALIGKGSLQGEPGNEYHKAWAQYYIRFLGEYARYNLSFWAVTAQNEPSAGLITDYPFQCLGFTAERQRDFIALDLGPALSSSPHRAVQLIILDDQRLLLPRWAHVVLGDPRAARYVHGIAVHWYLDSVTPAQLTLGATHSLYPDYFLFASEACAGSFPGEKGVRLGSWDRAERYAHDIIEDLNHFVTGWTDWNLALNLSGGPNWVQNFVDSPVIVDPDKDEFYKQPMFYSLAHFSKFLPEGSQRVGLDPSAESKLETTAFLRPDGEGVVIVLNRGSEAVLFEIWDPAVGYIEGVSPSHSIKTFLWKRQ from the exons ATGGACTCCACGATGACCGCTCTCGTTCTGCTGGCTGTCGTCACTGCGGCGCGGG gtggcagcagaCCCTGTGTGGCGCGCAGTTTTGGGGACAGCtctgtggtttgtgtgtgtaaCTCCACCTACTGTGACTCCCCCGGGCCGCTGGAGCTGCCCAGCAGGGGGCACTACGTGTCCTTCCAGAGCAGCCAGGCAGGGGCTCGACTGGATAGGCAGACTGGAGAGGTGCAGAAGACCAGCAAAGACCAGG TTCTCAAGCTCGGTTTCAACACTGCGAAGCGGCACCAGCGCATTAAGGGGTTTGGGGGCGCGATGACCGATGCAGCTGCAATAAACATCTTGTCCCTGTCTGTCAGTACGCAGGACAACCTGCTGGGGGCGTACTTCTCTGAGCAGG GTATTCAGTACACTGTGGTTCGTGTTCCCATGGCGAGCTGTGATTTCTCCACTCGTGTTTACACCTACGCAGACACGCCCGGAGACTTCGAGCTCAAGAACTTCAGCCTGGCGGAAGAGGACACCAAGATGAAG atcccTCTGCTCCTGCGAGCCCAGGGTCTCTCGCCtcgccccctctctctcttcgcCAGCCCCTGGAGCGCCCCCTCCTGGATGAAGACCAACGACGCGCTGATCGGCAAGGGGAGCCTTCAGGGGGAGCCGGGGAACGAGTATCACAAAGCCTGGGCACAGTACTACATCAg GTTCCTGGGCGAGTATGCCCGCTATAACCTCTCGTTCTGGGCAGTGACTGCTCAGAACGAGCCCTCGGCCGGGTTGATCACCGATTACCCCTTCCAGTGCCTGGGCTTCACCGCGGAGCGCCAGCGTGACTTCATCGCCCTGGACCTGGGGCCGGCTCTGAGCTCCAGCCCGCACCGCGCCGTCCAGCTCATCATCTTGGATGACCAGAGGCTGCTGCTGCCTCGCTGGGCCCACGTG GTGCTCGGTGACCCCCGCGCTGCTCGCTATGTTCACGGGATCGCAGTGCACTGGTACCTGGACTCTGTAACCCCCGCGCAACTCACTCTGGGGGCCACGCACAGCCTGTACCCCGACTACTTCCTGTTTGCGAGCGAGGCGTGCGCAGGCTCCTTCCCCGGGGAGAAGGGGGTGCGGCTAGGCAGCTGGGACCGGGCCGAGCGCTACGCCCATGACATCATCGAG gaTCTGAACCACTTTGTGACGGGCTGGACTGACTGGAACCTGGCTCTGAATCTCTCTGGCGGGCCCAACTGGGTTCAGAACTTTGTGGACAGCCCGGTGATTGTGGACCCGGATAAAGATGAGTTCTACAAGCAGCCCATGTTCTACAGCCTGGCTCACTTCAG CAAATTCCTTCCTGAGGGGTCCCAGCGCGTGGGACTGGACCCCAGTGCAGAGTCCAAACTGGAGACCACGGCGTTCCTGAGGCCAGATGGGGAGGGCGTGGTCATAGTGCTCAATAG GGGCTCGGAGGCTGTGCTCTTTGAGATCTGGGACCCTGCTGTGGGTTACATTGAGGGCGTCTCTCCCTCTCATTCCATCAAGACTTTCCTGTGGAAACGGCAGTGA
- the fam189b gene encoding protein FAM189B: MPSPSLSPHSLSPGLSLSRSVSQLGAQRARTQLLLALGVVQMGLGSMIVAVSFVAVAFTSSPKVRHACPFWAGFFVVVSGLVGVVSWRRPLTLVVSLFMLLSAVCVILSLAGSILSCQNAQFVKSMEKCNMDLQPASTGRMCVCGIGDTLKLYHYKDCFTVRMALKDLLFSACGLSILSTVICSLSTVICCIHIFSLDLLHIMVPHRSRSVNPECTTPQDAFLTNMMDFEEFVPPVPPPPYYPPEYTCSSETDAQSITYNGSMESPVPLYPTDCPPPYEAVMGQRAGSQATVFEACINELSCERVTSTVFSGEVSMDSGSLLMSEIMDIPDDSSPSEDSCLLGVGVGVGGSLRSMYRPEPQPGSSLAGRCYRGERSSSCSSTPPPPPLFSTQSASSCTRLEQLGGDGGGVPEIQVRPCTPAHRISKGSSLGSQGSQQQQRRHSDQSRPPTPGVPNGGVLVPPTPSHVPTQSATPGQRCHGQFQPVCPDGFRSAAHPLMRSHSDPGLSSSSDTGHFSGSRGSKGLSDEASQTSTDSAPCSEACLLPHSLLAPPSPVSRKCSGKGRKPPSLKSLPPAAQLRLSKAGTRSLGDLKVTRGLVSRFLQRSKRNLTAGVEHAGSKRRHEGANPVDQVLRSSRLVTRGQRQEGMHLQSCGDLSSSSSSSLRRLLSPGRLEQSRPKHRPQSVSGLYKESSL, from the exons AtgccctccccctctctctcccctcactctcTGAGCCCCGGGCTCTCTCTCTCCCGCAGTGTTTCCCAGCTCGGGGCTCAGCGAGCTCGCACCCAGCTGCTCCTGGCGCTGGGTGTGGTGCAGATGGGTCTGGGCTCCATGATCGTGGCGGTCAGCTTCGTGGCCGTGGCCTTCACCTCCTCCCCCAAGGTCCGCCACGCCTGCCCCTTCTGGGCCGGCTTCTTC GTGGTGGTGTCGGGGCTGGTGGGCGTGGTCTCGTGGAGACGGCCACTAACGCTCGTG GTGTCGCTGTTCATGCTGCTCTCGGCTGTGTGTGTGATCCTCAGTCTGGCCGGTTCCATCCTGTCTTGTCAGAACGCTCAGTTCGTCAAGTCCATGGAAAAGTGTAACATG gATCTCCAGCCTGCCTCGACTGGGAGGATGTGTGTCTGTGGAATCGGAGACACTCTCAAGCTCTACCACTACAAGGACTGCTTCACCGTGCGCATGGCACTCAAG GACCTGCTGTTCAGTGCCTGTGGTCTCAGTATCCTCTCCACTGTTATCTGCAGCCTCTCCACAGTGATCTGCTGCATTCACATCTTCTCTCTGGACCTGCTTCACATT ATGGTGCCTCACCGCTCACGCTCGGTCAACCCAGAATGCACCACTCCGCAGGACGCCTTTCTGACCAACATGATGGACTTCGAGGAATTCGTCCCaccagtgcccccccccccctactaCCCTCCCGAGTACACCTGCAGCTCTGAGACCGACGCACAGAG TATCACCTATAATGGATCGATGGAGAGTCCGGTCCCTCTCTACCCCACAGACTGCCCTCCTCCCTACGAGGCTGTGATGGGACAGAGAGCCGGCAG CCAGGCCACCGTGTTCGAAGCCTGCATAAACGAGCTGTCCTGTGAGAGGGTCACCTCCACGGTGTTCAGTGGAGAAG TCTCGATGGACAGCGGCTCCCTCCTGATGTCTGAGATCATGGACATCCCGGATGACAGCTCCCCCTCAGAGGACTCCTGTCTGCTGGGCGTGGGGGTGGGCGTGGGGGGGTCCCTGCGTTCCATGTACAGACCGGAGCCCCAGCCTGGCTCCAGCCTGGCTGGCCGCTGTTACCGGGGAGAGAGATCCAGCTCCTGCTCATCCACTCCTCCCCCGCCCCCCCTTTTCAGCACGCAGTCCGCCAGCAGCTGCACCCGCCTGGAGCAGCTAGGGGGCGATGGCGGGGGGGTGCCGGAGATACAGGTGCGGCCCTGCACCCCGGCCCACCGCATTTCCAAAGGCTCCTCCCTCGGCTCCCAGGGgtcccagcagcagcagcgtcGCCACAGCGACCAGAGCCGGCCCCCCACCCCCGGCGTTCCGAACGGGGGTGTCCTTGTCCCCCCCACCCCGAGTCATGTTCCCACACAGTCAGCGACCCCGGGCCAGCGCTGTCACGGGCAGTTTCAGCCCGTCTGCCCAGACGGCTTCCGGTCCGCC GCCCACCCCCTCATGAGGTCACACAGCGACCCCGGGCTCAGCAGCTCCAGTGACACCG GGCATTTCAGTGGCTCCCGTGGCAGTAAGGGACTCAGTGATGAAGCCTCACAGACCTCTACTGACTCAG CTCCCTGCTCTGAAGCCTGCCTGCTCCCCCATTCTCTCCTGGCTCCTCCCAGCCCGGTCTCCAGGAAGTGCTCTGGAAAGGGCAGGAAGCCACCCTCGCTGAAGTCCCTCCCCCCCGCGGCTCAGCTCCGCCTCTCGAAGGCGGGGACTCGCTCTCTCGGTGACCTCAAGGTGACCCGGGGGCTGGTGTCTCGGTTCCTGCAGCGCTCCAAACGCAACCTGACCGCCGGAGTGGAGCATGCTGGGAGCAAGCGCAGACACGAGGGAGCCAACCCCGTCGACCAG GTCCTCCGGAGCTCCCGGCTGGTCACTAGGGGGCAGCGTCAGGAAGGGATGCACCTGCAGAGCTGCGGAGACCtgagctcctcctcctcttcctcgctGCGGAGGCTGCTGTCGCCGGGCAGGTTAGAGCAGAGCCGCCCCAAGCACCGGCCTCAGAGTGTGAGCGGGCTGTACAAAGAGTCCTCGCTGTGA